The window TATCTTCTACCCGATCCGCCCAAAACTCGAATGCACAAAACTTCTTTTGCTCCAGAGTTATCTGCTACGATCAAACGTGATTCTTGTTGTATCATCGGTTTCCCTCCTCTCGGAAAGTCTATTTAGCTTCCTCTATGATTTGTACGAGTCTCCATCTTTTATCTTTACTTAAAGGCTTTGTTTCCATGATTCGCACTTTGTCGCCAATATTGCACTCATTGTTTTCATCATGGGCCTTGAATTTGTTTGTCTTC is drawn from Peptostreptococcaceae bacterium and contains these coding sequences:
- the rpsQ gene encoding 30S ribosomal protein S17; amino-acid sequence: MMERNSRKTRVGKVVSDKMDKTIVVAVEDFVRHPLYKKAVKKTNKFKAHDENNECNIGDKVRIMETKPLSKDKRWRLVQIIEEAK